TGCAGGGCTTAATATTTTAATTCCTGCTCTACTCGAGACCGAATAGGTACTCATCTCTGCAAGCCAAGAGCATCACTGACACACTAACCCAGGGTAAAATTCTACTTGCCAGGGCCAAATTTTCACTTCCCAAAGGCTAGTGGAGGATAGAAATTGTGAGCCCTCCTGATATAAAACTGTGCTGCCGGGATGGCCCCACGCAATTCATTAAATGAACTATATTCACTTGTAGTGTGATGATTTACACAAACTTATCATAAACTTGGGAGATATGCAAGAAGAAATTCAGCTGGAAGTGAAGACAAAGAAGTATGTTTTTGGCAGGAAGTGGTAACGAGAAAGACAGATTAGCATGAAAATGATTGCTTAGGGTGAAGGAATGcaaagaacacactgattgggaTAGTACAGACAACTTGGCAGGCGTGATAGAAAGCATATGGTATACTAACTTAGGGTCAGCTGGAGAAATTACTGTTTATTTCATCCAAGATGCAAGGACACTCGCTGATATCAATGGGTGAAGGTCATTCACAGACAGAGAATCAAGTCACACCATCACAATggacaattaataaaataattaggaAAAACTGGCTGCTGCATGAATGTATACACTAATCTGCTTACCTGGTACACTCCGGGAACATCTGGGATCGTACATAGCACCATCCCTACTGAAgcctttatttaagtttttattcTGTAAATGTACAATGTCTTGATACAAGTCTAGGTGGAAATAATTATGGACTTTAATATCTTCATTTACCATAAAAGGACTGTGAatgattttgtttctttttgctaTCCCTGGACCCGTATTTACCTCCGCAAGTAAATACATGTAAGTAATCTAGTGCAAGGTCTAGGCTTCTAGgtttctgcttgaaatgctgTACACACAGAGAGTAATCTGTGCTGGGAGTGCTGCAGTTCTGTGCTGGGGGGCATAATCTATCCCTGTGCACCCCCCCTTGCACATGTTACCTAGGCAAGTTCGGGCTGCCAAATCTGAATTATATGCAAAAATTAAGTTTGTCATCAGCACGCATAGAGCACTAGCAACAGGCACAATGAGCTTCTCCCTTGCTGCCCTGCCTGCAAGGTGAAGCCTTGATTTTCCCTCActcacccactcactcactcactcactcacgctATGCGTTCCCTGCATtgctaataatttatttattttaattccctCCCTGACAAATAGCATGTTCATGCGTTCTGAGCTGACAGAATGGTCCAAACAAATGTTTCTCTATGACATCAACGGGGGTGTGGAAACAAGTGTGGGATGCTTCACCTGGCATTGGGTTCCAGGTAAGTTTTTGCTTTATTTGCAGCAttgtaagggggggacctagttaataatgcccaatagggcattGTAAACTTAGTTACAAGATTTGTTTACAAAGGGTTAGAGTGGCATCTTTCAGCAGATGTATTTGAATAGTAGATCATCAACAATGTTTATGTGTTCAATTTCATACTAAGCTCTCTTGATATATTTTAACGTAGAGCCATGGCCACCCTTTTCTATATTATACTTTGGGCATATTGGTAGTCTAGCACAGCTGACATAGCAGCTAGCCTTCtcgtttaaaaggacactatagtcaccagaacaactacagcttaattttcatgtaagcactgccttttcatagaaaatgcagtgtttacattactcccGAGTAACATATCCAGTAGCAGTCacttagatggccactagaggttcttcatgggtcagtgctgcacaacatgtAGCACTAACGTTCACTGTCTCCACGCTCTGTATTGAGGCGCTGTACTTTccccatagagttgcattgagggggtgggggtggagcgtgggcggagcctgccGCAACCCGAGTCTTGTTGGCTCtggaaaaaggtgaataaaacatAGCGCTGGGGGCTAAACAGCTATTTAgacctatagtgttactttaaatataGTGGTATTTAAACTGGCAGAGACAGCACAAAGAGctcaatatttttctttcttccaCCAACCCACATATATGATCAGAGTGTATACACTAAACAGGTTCTCTTTTAAAGGtttatcataaaaatatataataataataattaataatttattAATCATAGATGGGTCTGGCCTCCCAGAACAGAGGTTTTTACAATCACAATTAGCTACAGCCACCATGAATTCTCTGCATTTTTGTCCAGTTGTCAGGTAAagaaatacataatataataaaaggaaactttattttttgacattggagaaatataaatatataatctttATATATGATTGTACAACATTTTCCATATGATGATAACACTATGACTATGCAGCCTCTCTCGGTAACCTTATTAACCCTTTTGAATTTCAATACCATCTATATGCTAGTAGTATACACAAAAAGATCCCGCACGCTTGCATACAATCCAGGTGCTTCAGTCCCAGGGTTGCCAAAACCCAATTTAGCAAATATGAAGAAAgtgaggtccaggcactcaagataTTGCaaaaagcaggtttattggaacaaaggggcaaCGTTTTGGCCTGCACCGAGGCCTTTATTAAGTGCTTGACAAAGGCCTCTATGCAGGCCAAAACATTGCTCCTTTGTTCCAGTAATTCTGCTTTTTACAATATCCTGAGTTCCTGGACCTGACTTTCTTCATATCTATCATCTATTTGTTGACATTCTTATATTTTCTCCTCACACTCAGTCTGCCTCCAAATCTTGTATCTTTAAAGTGGCACTCTAACCCCTcctgcaaaatgagtatttcataacgaTAAAATCTGTTAGAATTTATTTGAAATTCTGAGACAaggtactttgtctcagtatttttcctacgcctgacacttCCACCGCCGTTTAGAAGTGTCAATCCTGCAGCCGTCACTAGGAGGATCCTGCTGTCTCATGGGATCCTCCATACACCTCACTGCTTTACTCTTGTGCAtccgcaagagtacagcagtgatgtcggTTCCTGAAGAGGACCGGCCAGAAGAAGATGACGGCACtagcaagggacaggttcaggtaatttaaactcacctttacctgccgcCCCTGGTCATTGGACCCCCAGTGTAGATGTCACCATCGAGGATCTTTGCAAATTACTAGAagttgacagtgccactttaaaaatATTGTCACACTTTTCTAACTCAAGATACAAATAAGGTAATTGTTCACGCACTCAACATTTCCCAACTTGATTACTGCAACTTACTATTCGTCGACCTTCCAAAAACCCACCTTGCCCCTCTTCATTCTGTAATGAAGGCAGCGGCCAGGCTCTTTCCTGACCTCTACTTCTACAACTCGCCCATTAGCCAATCATTAAATTGGATTCCTGTACCCTTCAAGATCCAATTCAGACTTAATAAACTAAGGTACAAAGCCCTCAATAATTCCACTCCTTGCTACATCTTCTCTTTATTCCACAAATATAACCGTTCTTGTTTCCCTCATTCTGTGAGTTACCTTCTCCTGCCATTTTCTAGTTCTCACCCTGCTTCTATCTTTCATTACAATTGCTCTTCTCAGTTCCTTCGCTTCCATAGCCCAGCCCACTCGGTCTCCTTACACTGTTTGGTTCTTCAACACACCCCTTTTAATAGCTCATTTTGACACAGGCATTTTATTTATcagtccctcctcccctctgtTGTGTATTTCCTCATGTAGGTCTTGACCCCTTCCTCAAAGATTGTAAACTTCATGCAAGGCCATCTTCACCTCTTGGctctgttatattctgtatgCCGCTATATACATGATAATAATTAACTATTAATTATTACTATTAATATGGGTAATTTTATTGACTTACCCTACACAGTTTACATAAGGGCCAATTCTATTTGAGGGATAAATCAACAAATTAATCTGATTTTCCTCtaagaacaaaaacaaacaaagccCGCCACCCCTCCAAACAAAAAATCATGACCAAAACACTTTCAATACCTTAACATAAATGTAAACTTTATTGGTCATAACAATTTCGTTCTGCAAGTTTTCATCTTTCATGTCATTCTGAATGAACATTCAAACAAACATCATAGcattatcttttttttgtattttatttctcaATACTGAGACACTAAGCAGCCTCCGCGTTTCTACCTggaaactaattaaaaaaatattgaagaaacaaaaaaattaaataaaagcagcATGAATGGCAGCACcattaaagctaaaaaaaaaaaaaatgaaacccattgtattttatttcttttcttttttttttttttttcaaaaaaaaattaaagacatttttttttttttttaaactagccaGGAAATGTGCTTCTATTCATCACAGGGCTCTACAATGACAACTATATGTGTCCTATATGTTTGCCATTACAGTACGTATACTGTATAGTTACACAAAATAGCAGCCTCTACCCTTCTTGTCTAATGTTCCTCTTATAATCTGCTAATATATTAAACTATCTAACTAATACAATTAAGAAGACTACATTAAAACATTTAACATCAAGATACATTAAGTGCTTTGTTAAAATACTAGGAAATTGTACATATTGTATTTGGCTTTTCTTGACTTCGGTATTATAGACAAAACACATTACGACCTTCATAAGAATATGGCTTGCGATGAGTTGAGTGCTTTCAAACCCAGTTAGGGTTATATTTTGCTTGTATCTTTCACCTGCTTTGAAAGTTCACGGACATATAAAAGTTCAGGAGACTGGAAATAAGACAAGCCTCATGGACTGTGGCTTAAAAGAGAATAGCAGGAAATATTAATCcatttcagttaaaaaaaaatatatatagcaaaattatAGTGAGTTGTATTCTCTACTTgtaccactagagggcactttaaCCATCTCTGTACTGCTTCagaagcaaatacaaaaaaaaaagcacagtgtTAGCGTTAACAACTCACGCACAAAGCCCTGCAGTAGTAATCTGATAAGGAAACAGTTCACAAAAGTAGAAAACGTTACATTTTaggatttatataattatataataatatctaTATTGGGCTTTTTTCCCAGGCTTTCTTGTTCCACATCATTCGAAGCAAAACATTTTGATGTCCAAACTAAGCccttttcaaactattttttcTGTTTGACCTTCCATACAGTCCATGATTAGAGCCCACAGGTAGTTCTGTAGCGAGGGACGAGGCTTTGTTATGTGTGTTTTCAACTCAGCTGTTGATTCAGATCAGCTGTGCAAGTCTTTTGTTCACCTGCACTCGACAGAAGATCTTGCAGATATGGAGAACGACCTAAGTCTTATGTTAATACTATAGCAATCATCTTGGCCAAGAGGTTTAATTTGCATATTATAGGGAACCAAACAGGGTAACACATCGTCAATGAGTCTTTAATTAAACGGATAATTTATAATTAACTTGTCAGATTCATAACACTATAACCAGAACTCGCAACCGTAATAGGGGAGAAATACTAATTTATCTTCACTGTACCTTACTTGATATCACATATTTAAGATTGGATATATTGATCCAtggaattgaaaaataaaaagaaagaaagaaaataattgtTTCCAATAAAATTGTAGACTGGTAATTTGGGGCCATTAAGCAAATACTCGGTTTCCAGATGACTTGTTAATGGAGCTGACTAATAGAGATCAGCGTTCATCCATTGTTATTATATTGATATAATGCCGAACACATCATATCTTCACTCATTAAGACAGTTATCATGTTATTTCAACCTTACTGGGATTTTCTTTCTCAACCATCTAAGTTCTTGAGATCTGGTTTTCTTtgtgcatttttaaaataatttgtttgCTCATAATTGTGTTtaccttgtttattttttttcattttaaccaTTTGATGACCCTGAGCTATGACTTGGCATTGGATTCCACCATTAATCAGCCTTGGCAGCTTTCCTGGTTTTGGTGATATAGGCTTCAAAGAAGAAATGGCAAAAGAGTACAAAATAGCTGAGGTACATGATGGAGGACCACACAATGTTTTGTACGTGAGACGGACATTGTCCCTGTTGCATCCAGGAGAAGACAAAGTAATTCACCACGCAACCAATAAGCATTTGAGTGATCTGGGACAATGTGATCAGCATGGCAAATTTACGTGAAACCCTAAATCCAGCTGCTCGCAAGGCATAGTAAGAATACATAACAGCATGGACTCCATAGTTCATTGTCATGAACCAACCACCTCCAGCAACCATATCCTTGTAGGAGTACCACGAGTATAGCAACACTGTTATATGGTGATACCAGTGAAGAAAGATGAGCTTCTGCTTcctaagaataataaaaatagtgtCTCCTGGAAAATAAAACAACACATGTTAGAAATGATTAACCATTACTATTTCATTATATTAAGAtcatgttgtttttttatgttaaaatacGTGacaatatgtatacatttattaaagggacactatagtcacctgaacaaccttagcttaatgaaacagttttggtgtatagaacatgcccctgcagcctcactgctcaatcctctgccatttaggagttaaatccctttgtttatgaaccgtagtcacacctccctgcatgtgacttgcacagccttccataaaacacttcctgtatagagagccctatttagctttctttattgcaagttctgtttaattaagattttcttatcccctgctatgttaatagcttgctagaccctgcaagagcctcctgtatgtgattaaagttcaatttcgagattgagatacaattatttaaggtaaattacatctgtttgaaagtgaaaccagtttttttttcatgcaggctctgtcaatcatagccaggggaggtgtggctagggctgcataaacagaaacaaagtgatttaactcctaaatgacagtgaattgagcagtgaaattgcaggggaatgatctatacactaaaactgctttatttagctaaagtaatttaggtgactatagtgttcctttaaagtcacATTTTGAGTTTTAAGATGAAAGTTTTAGATAGTGACATCGTAAACAACTTATACACAAAAAGCTCCAATCTCTTATCTGTTTTGTTTATGCACTACAATGATGTAGTATTAAGGCCACTGCTTATTAAAATATGCAAATGCAAGTAATGGACGTTATGGCCATACAAGTAATTGTACGTTGTGTGCTCACATAATGAAAGAGGTTGTGGTGCTTTGCATGTAACTGacattattaattaaaatattacaaTGAGTGCAAACGATACGACAACATAACACTGCAATCTGTCATTTTTATGTACACATCAGAAATGCTTTGATTTACTAACATTTTCTTAGAgggattttttttagaaatggttAAACATTAATTGAAATGTATGAATCAATGATAAGACCATCataatttatttatacaatattgtCTCTAAGAATCAAGAATTTTATCATACTTAAGTGTAAAATTATGGGTGCCGATAGGAAAATACAGTGCTAAGAGCTGATGTGATGAAAAATTAGCTTTGTATAAAACTGACCCATGGTTGGTACAAATCATTACAAGGCTTAGCACAGATTAAGTTATTTGCAGCTTATAAAGAACAGACTATGACTTGTCAGCAGAAATAATATAACCTCCAAACGTTCTTGATCAGAGCATTTGCAATCTATAAGCTATCACAACAATTGTTAATTTAAAACTGatttgataaaatatatatttaaactaaATTAAAGCCACAATGCTCTAGTTATCACGGCTAGATACTAGCAACCTCAACATagtataaaaaagtaaataaatacaataaatgatGGTGGTTTAAGTAGAATACTTTGAAATCCAGTAactatatttagaaaatattattGATACTAAACAGAATGCATTGCtcattaacaaaaagaaaaactacaGATATCAATTGAACAGGATAATCCTTTATTGATTATCCAGGCTCTGCTAAGTCTTTTTACATCACACAATAATActgaattattaatattattaatactaAAATACTAAAATACTAAATTTTTCACTTGCATTGGTCAGGTCAAGGATCAAATTCTACAATCTATCCAACTCTAAAAGATTATAGTACAAGATTACTTAATTAATAATTTGGAATATTTGCTATTTTACATCAATAACaatgtatacatatgtatttaCATGTAAACATATAAAGTATATATCTGTAAGGATTATCGTTGAATGACCTCATGTCTCAAATCCCCGTTATTatgtttagattgtaagctcacgtgcCATCTcgttaagcactttgtataaaagtacTATATTTAAGAGACTGTAAATGCAAGGGCACTGTCTTCTGTTCCTTTTCTATAAATTTGTGTGTATTTGCTCTCTATACTCCATATAGTAATTACCAATATTTTGTTTGTATAATGCTCTGGATAAAAGCGCTATATAAGAATTCTAAATTGTACATCACAACTGTTTCTTGTCCCctcctactcccccctctccccccccctcaaccCCCCCATGCTTGCCACTCCTAGCTGTAAATACCTTGATATAACTGTTTATCTCTGCTCCCTCCCTAGGCCCATTTCCCATTACATCTTTACTGCAAACCTCTACAATTCTACTCGGCTCAACCCACCCTCCCGCGCACCCAGGTTCCCCCCTCaatttatagcatgctcctccagctatTTAAAATTCTCTCTCATTTACCTCTTCATTCACTCTATACTCTACCAATAGCTGCAACTCTCTGTTTACTtatttagccatcacttccaaatttccccagctacctcttgtctcaaatccccacggtatcctttttaattgtaagctcatgggctatctagctATGCATTTTGTATAGAAGAGATTAAATGGCCAGATCTCAGCTTacaggcagggccctctctaccttttgtatttgtctgtgtatattgtttgttctccactaattgtacagcgctgtggaatctgttggcgctttataaataccagttataataataataataattactgttaaataaatgaaaaccaTCATAAATTATGTAGGTATTAGAGCTATTATTCCCAAACTAGTCCTCAACGcatccctaccagtccaggatttagggattacccagttgtgtataAGGACTTCTAAAAACCTTACAACAACTGGGTAATCACTAAATCATGGACAAGTAGGGGTGCCCTGGTTAGAGTCTGTATTCAAAGTATATTAATATTAGTTTTAACAGTTCTAATTGAATTAAACTCCAGGACCGACACATTAAGGCTTACATATGATGCAGGACAACATCATTTGATGCTGCTCCAGACATAAAACTGCCGTGAAGTCAAAAAGAAATCCAGACACACAGGGTGTAGTTAAGACAGCTTTACTGGAAACAAGCCAAAGGACAACGTTTCAGCTTTGTCCCATAGACTTTTTCAAGTAATGTAATCTAAACGTGCTGTGGGAGCCAATCACAGTCAATACTTGCATTAGTGCTGAAACCACTAAAACTTCATCCACATTTAGGGCACAACACTCAATATATTGTACTAAAAGAGGAAGTAAACCAGAAAAGGATGATGTTTAAAATAATCTttattgaattaaaaataaattcataatacCTACATTGAATGTATCATTCTgtctaaaaaatataatttctaaAAGTGTCATGTATAATATAGAAATAGTAATAAATGCTACCACTGTTAACAAGAAAAACATCTACTCTCCCCCACATCTGATAAATATGTCATTCAGCATTTCAAACCTTAACTTCAAATGTAACACCACCCTAATACTAAGGACCGGAGGAGTACATAGCAGGAAGAAATTCACTTACCTAGCTCTGGTGCTTTGCTAAGTACAAAGGCATATGCCCAGAATTTGCTGACTGGTCCATAATAGAAACTCTGGTCACAAACAGACTGCTTCAGTCCTTTGGTCATCAAAATATACAACATGTAAGCACCTGTCCGAACAGCACCAAACAtactaaagaaaagaaagaagggaTAATGTATTCATCAAATTAGACAGAATTTTCAACAAACTATTAAATTGTACATCTTTTGCAAACAGGACTCTACAAACGTGACTTTATAGCCATATCTATAAATCCCTTATTCTGATTTCTGAGtgtgtgcagtggttatggtacaaaagggaaaaaatccagatttttttttttttttaaacaaactggTTTAGAGTGGTTTGACTAATACATGTTGCTCTCCTTTGCACTCATAATCAGCACTTTCTGACCACACTAATAATGTGCAATTTACACATCCATGTTACCAATATCAAGTCCACCCAACTTGAATGGTAGTGATTGGTTGAGAATGCTAGAAAAGGAATGGcttctgctctcagccaatgaatgtccTATGTGAGTTATACTGTGAATTGGAGGTGTAAATTCCTCATTATCAGTGTTGATGGAGGGATGATATGAGGAGTGAGAAAGAGTtacaaaatggtttgacaaaaaacaTGGCACAACACAAAAGCctctatgcaccataacaactacactgagctgtactaGTAGTTACAATTTTCTCCTAAACCgaaaaaaaagtatacatatcATTTGATGTTTGCAAGATGCTGGTGATGGAAGGGATATCTCCACAATGTACA
Above is a genomic segment from Pelobates fuscus isolate aPelFus1 chromosome 6, aPelFus1.pri, whole genome shotgun sequence containing:
- the ELOVL6 gene encoding very long chain fatty acid elongase 6 isoform X1 — its product is MNMSVLTLQEYEFEKQFNENEAIQWMQENWKKSFLFSAMYAAFIFGGRHLMKQREKFELRKPLVLWSLSLAVFSMFGAVRTGAYMLYILMTKGLKQSVCDQSFYYGPVSKFWAYAFVLSKAPELGDTIFIILRKQKLIFLHWYHHITVLLYSWYSYKDMVAGGGWFMTMNYGVHAVMYSYYALRAAGFRVSRKFAMLITLSQITQMLIGCVVNYFVFSWMQQGQCPSHVQNIVWSSIMYLSYFVLFCHFFFEAYITKTRKAAKAD
- the ELOVL6 gene encoding very long chain fatty acid elongase 6 isoform X2; this encodes MNMSVLTLQEYEFEKQFNENEAIQWMQENCMFGAVRTGAYMLYILMTKGLKQSVCDQSFYYGPVSKFWAYAFVLSKAPELGDTIFIILRKQKLIFLHWYHHITVLLYSWYSYKDMVAGGGWFMTMNYGVHAVMYSYYALRAAGFRVSRKFAMLITLSQITQMLIGCVVNYFVFSWMQQGQCPSHVQNIVWSSIMYLSYFVLFCHFFFEAYITKTRKAAKAD